The window CGAGATCATGGGCGAGGGCTGGACGCCCGCGCCCTTTGGCGGCAAGCGCAAGGAGCCGATCGGCTTCGAGGTCTACGCCCGGCGCCTGCCCGAGTGGGTGGCGCGCGCTCGTGGCTGGACGCGCTTCGGCGACTGGCTGGAGGCGATGGTAGAGCGCGGCGTGTCGCCCAACATCGGCTCCTTTTTGGCCGGCGGCACCCTGCGCGAGCACGTCATGGGCATGGCCATGCGCGCGCCGACGGAGGACGAGCTGGGGGCGATGAAGCGCCTCACGGCCGAGGCGATGGCGGACGGCGCCTTCGGCGTCGCCTACGCGCTCATCTATCCCCCCGACGCCTACACCGCTACTCCCGAGATAAGCGAGGTCTGCAAGGTGGTCAGCGAGTACAGTGGCCTCTACATCAGCCACATCCGCTCCGAGGCCGAGGAGATATTCGGAGCCCTCGAGGAGGCCTTCGCCGTCGGCCGGGGGGCAGAGCTGCCCGTCGAGATCTATCACCTCAAGGCCGCCGGCAAGGCCAACTGGGACAAGATGCCACGGGTGATCGCCATGATCAACGAGGCCCGCGCGGCCGGGCTCGACGTGAGCGCCGACATGTACCCCTACCCCGCCTCGGGCACGGGTCTGAGCTCGGTCCTGCCACCCTGGGCGGCCGCGGAAGGCAGGCTCTTCGAGAACCTGCGCGATCCCGCGGTGCGCGAGAAGATCAGAGGAGCCGTCTTGGAGCCCGACGGCTCCTGGGAGGCGATGGCCAGCCGCGACGGCCCCGAGATCGTCATGCCCATCGGCTTCCAGAAGCCCGAGAACCAGGCTTGGGTTGGCAAGCGCCTCTCCGAGATCGCCGCCATGCGCAAGCAGCATTGGGTGGACGCGGTGTTCGACCTGCTCATGTCGGAAGAGCAGCGCATCAGCACCATCTACTTCTCGATGGCGGAGGAGAACTTAAAGCGGCAACTCACGGAGCCCTGGATGAAGATCTCCACCGACGCCGGCGGCTACGACCCCGCCTGGGGCCAGGAGATGGGGCCGACGCACCCCCGGGCCTACGGCAGCTATCCGCGGGTCTTGGGCAAGTACGTCCGCGAGGAGGGGGTACTAGCGCTCGAGGACGCCGTCCGCAAGATGAGTTCGGCCGTCGCCGACCGTTTGGGCTTGCGCGACCGGGGACTGTTGCGCCGGGGCATGGCCGCCGACGTCGTCCTCTTCGATCCCGCGACGGTTCTCGACCGGGCCACCTTCGAGGCGTCGCACCGGCTCTCGGTCGGGGTGCGCGATGTCTGGGTCAACGGCGCGCGGGTCCTCGCGGACGGGCTGCATAGCGGAGCGACCCCGGGGCGGGTGGTGCGAAACACCAAGTGACACCAACTACTTCGCACCAGTACCTTCATCGAGCAGTTGCAGCAGTACATCTCGGCGAGCCACGCTTGCGGCGGAAGGTTCTCGGAAGCGCGAAAGGAATGGGATAGACTGGCCCCATGCCCGAAGTCCTCTTCAGCCTCGTCACCATCTTGCCCCTGCCCATCTGGGTAAGCATGCTCCTCTTTCCCAAGGCCTCGCTGACGCAGCGCCTGGTGATGAGCTACTGGCCGGTCATCGCGCTCTGCGGCCTGTACGCGCTCGCCCTGCTCGGCACCCTCGCGACCGGGGCGGGCCTGGACCTATCCTACGCGGGCGTGCAGGCGACCCTGAGCGGGCGCTGGGGTGTGGCCGCCGTCTGGGCTCACCTCATGACCCTGAACCTGTTTAGCGGCGTGTGGATCTTTCGCGACGCCAAGTACTGGGGCGTCAAGCCGGAAGTATTCTTGCTCTTGACGCTCTTCGCCGGACCGCTCGGCTTGGGAGCTTACCTGTTCGTGAGGGAGCGAAGGGCCAAGGTCGATCCGGTGCGGAGCGTGAACTGAGCGCAAGGTCCAGCGCAGGGCCGCCAAGGTGATGTGTGCTAGGGTGGGGTGACAACCCACTAGGAGGCGCGAATAAAACGCTACGTCTTGCTCATGGGCTTGGTGGCGCTCGCAAACTTCGGCCCCGTCGCTGCTCAAGCTGAGACGGAAGGGGCGACAAGCTGGTTCGGCGTTTCCGGGACGTACCATCTTCTTTACGGCGGCGTTCAGGCGCGCGTTGGTGCACACGATCTTCTTGCAGACGGGCTCGACGCCAGGCTCGAGCTGAGCTACCTCGCCTACGTCGCCACCGTCTGCCCCGCCGTTCCCGACACCGACTGTCGCCCGCCACTCGCGTTCGAGATCGCGCCCGCCGCGCTGTGGCGTTTCTCCGCGGGACAAGGGTTGGGCGGCTACCTGGGTGCGGGCCCGCGCCTGGCCGTCTATTTTCTTAGGGACCGCTACCTGGACATCTTTTTCGGCGCCAGTGGGTTCGTAGGCGCGGACTACCGCTTTGGCGACACCAGCCTGGTGCTGGAGGCGGGTGCGACGCTCTTTTATGACTCCCTTCCCTTCATCGGCTTCTTCTACCTTCCGCACCTGTCGCTGGGCGTCAACTTGTACCTCTGACGATTAGCCGAGAATCTCGTCCAGCGCCTCTTTCAGTCTCTTTACGTCCTCATCTTGTAGCTGGCCCAAGGTGCGGATGATCAACTTGCGCTCTACCGTCGTCAGGATTGGTTTGAACACGGACGCTTTGATGAGGCCGGCCTCTGTCCACTTGGCGATGGAAACGTCCCCCGCCACCTTGGCGGACAGTTGGCTCGAGACGGCCATGAGGATGAGGTCTGTGCGTTGGCGGTGATAGCGGTCGGAACTTATCACCACTGCCGGACGCTTTTTTCCGGTGCTCTGGTCGGTGAAGGGAAACGGAACCAGAACGATATCGCCGAACTTATAATTCGTCATACGCAGCATCGTCGGGATTGTCCCAGATCTTTTGAAACGCTGCTTCCGAAAGTCGGGTGGCCGCTGTGGTCAACTTGGTATCGACAGAACGTTGCCTCAGGAAATCCACGAAGTCCTCGACTTCGGCAATTTTTTCCTGAGGCAAATCCCGAATCTTGGCAATGAGCGTATGTTCGCGTACCTTTTCCACACCTTCTCTCCTTCAGAAATCCTGGTAGGCCTTGACCGCCGGCATCGCGGTGGCGCCCTCAAAGGCGTTGACCTCCTCGATAAAGCGCTTGAAGAGGTAGGTGGCGTCGTGCGGGCCGGGGCTGGCCTCGGGGTGGTACTGCACGCTGAAGACCGGGTAGCGGATATGGGCCATGCCCTCCAGGGTACCGTCATTCAAGTTGAGATGGGTTGCCTGAAACTGGCTGCCGGGGATCGAGCCGATGTCGACCGCGTAGTTGTGGTTTTGGGAGGTTATCTCGACCTCGCCGGTCACCAGGTTCTTGACCGGGGTGTTGGCGCCGTGGTGGCCGTGCTTGAGCTTGTAGGTCTTGCCGCCGACCGCCAGACCCAGGAGCTGGTGGCCCATGCAGATGCCGTAGGTCGGCAAGAGCCCGAGCATCTGCCAGACGGTGTCGTGGGCGTACTTGGGGCCGTCCGGGTCGCCGGGGCCGTTGCTGAGCACCAGGCCGTAAGGGTCTAGGGCCATGATCTGCGCGGGCGTCGTCTGCGCGGGCACCACGATCACCTCGGCGCCGGCCTGCTCGAGCTTGTAGACTATAGAGTGCTTGATGCCGAAGTCGATGACGACGACACGCGGACAGTCCTTGAAGGTCGGCCGAGCGTAGGGCAGCGGCGTGGTGACCTCGGGCGTCATATCGCGCCCGTCGATGTCCTCGTGCTCCCTGGCCTGCTCGACCAGCTCGGCCTCCTTTTCGTCGTCGGTCTCGCCGTGATGGATGACACCCTTGACCACGCCGCCCGTTCTGAGCCTGCGGGTAAGGGCGCGGGTGTCGATGCCCTCGATGCCGACGATGCCGTGCCCCTCCATGAAGCTCCGCAGGTCCTGGTTGGAGCGGTGGTTCGAAGCGACGCGCGAGAACTCGCGGACGATGAAGCCGCGCGCGAAGGGCTTGTTCGACTCCATGTCGTAGACGCTCACCCCGTAGTTGCCGATGTGCGGATAGGTCATGGTGACGATCTGCCCGTGGTAGGAGGGGTCGGTCAGGATCTCCTGGTAGCCCGTCATCGAAGTGTTAAAAACAATCTCGCCGACCGTCTCGCCCCTATAGCCAAAGGCGTAGCCGTAGTAGACGGTGCCGTCCTCGAGCGCGAGCACGGCGGGGGGTTTTTTCAGTAGCGACATGAGCATCTCACCAGGGACGAGTCTAGCACCCTTCACAAGCGGCCGTCGTGTCGGATAGGCTGCACCGTGGGCAGAAACAAGCAGCTTCGCAAACGGCTCGCCAGTCTCGAAGCGCGGACCGCCGAACATCACCAAAAGATCGCCGACGAATAGGGCAAACCCCAACCCAACCTCGAGGGTGAACTTTATGCCTACATCGTCGAGCTCAAAATCAAAAGCGGTCGGCTGCAAGCGCACCTCGACGAGTTGGTCGATAAGCTACCTGACGAGGAAGCAGCACAAGCAACCCCCTGACGCTCGAGGCTGCGCCGACACTGCAACTACAAAAACTGCAACTACAAAAACTGCAACTACAAAAAACGGACCTCTCAGCCCAAACATGTCAGCATAGAGCCATGTCCCAACCCTTTGCCGAACGCCTCACCGAGCGCGTCAAAGCGACGAACTCGAGGGTCTGCCTGGGCATCGACCCCAGGCCTTTAGCTCACCCGCTCACCCACCCCGACCGCTTCGGCGGCGACCCGGCGCAGGTCGCCAAGGCCGTGGTCTTCTACTTCCAGGCGATCATCGAAGCGACGCAGGACGTGGTGGCCTGCTACAAGCCGCAGGCGGCCTTTTTCGAGGCTCTGGGCGTGCCCGGCATCATCGCCATGGCGCAGCTTCTCGCCGACATCCGCGGCCGGAACGTCCCGGTCGTCTTGGACGCCAAGCGCGGCGACATCGACATCAGCGCCGAGGCCTACGCCCGGGCCTATCTGACTGGCGGCGTCTTCGCCTGCGACGCGCTCACCGTCAATCCCTACCTGGGCAGCGACGGCGTGGCGGCCTTTTTAGACTACGCTGCCGCCAACGGTCGGGGACTGTTCGTTCTGGTCAAGACCTCGAACCCGTCGGGTAGCGACCTTCAGGACCTCGTCACCGAGGACGGGCGCAAGGTCTACGAGTGCGTCGCCGACCTCGTCGAGCTTTGGGGCGAGCATCACCTGGGCGTGAGCGGCTACTCGCCGGTGGGCGCCGTGGTCGGCGCGACCTATCCCGCCGAGCTGGCCGCCCTGCGCGAGAGAATGCCGCACAGCCTCTTGTTGGTGCCGGGCTACGGCGCCCAGGGCGCGGGGGCGCAAGACGTGGTCGCGGCCTTTGACGGCGAGGGGCTCGGCGCGGTGGTGAACGCCAGCCGGGGGCTCACCTACGTCTCGGCGGGCGACGACTTCGCCCAGGCGGCGAGGGGGGCCGCGCTCGCCATGCGGCGCGAGATCAACGAGGCGCTGGGGGTGTGAGGGCTAGGGGCTTACCGGTCCAGGACGAACTGCACGATCTCGCGCGGGCTCATGTTGGTGCGGAGCTGCGGGATGATCCGCAGCACCGTAGTCATGGCCGGCCCCGGCCCCACGAAGACGACCGAGAAACGGTCCAGGGAGGCGGTGTAGGGGTGGGCCAGGCGCAGGTAGTCGAGCTCCTCGCCCGCTTCTACCCAGTGCGGCGCGAACTGCGGCGAGCTGCTGATGTCCACGACCACCATCCGCGCCTCGCTGTTGGCGAGGTAGAGCCTCGTCGCCGTCTCCTCTCGAGCCGAGATGAAACGCTCGAGCGGCATGGCGCAGGTCTCCAAGGCGGGCAGGACGGGCGCTGGCCCGCGGCTCAGGTCGAAGGCCCCCGCGGGCGGCCGCATCACGATGAGCCGGGGGTAGACCGAGTCGTTGCGGATGATCGCCAGAAAGCCGATGCGACTGGGATCGCTGCCCGAGGCCGCGATGAGCACGACGGGGTCAAGCGTCGGCACCGCCCGGTCGATGAGCAGGGACAGGTCGCGGATGAGTTCGCCCCGGCTGAGCCCCGAGGGAGCGGGCGCCACGACAGCGTACATTGCCGCCACGCCTTGCAGCATGTCCGCCCAGACGACCTCGCCGAGTTCGCCGGGAGCCCACGAGGCGGGCAGGAGCAGGCGCGACGCCAGGTAGAGAGCGTCGTCGAAGCCGGGCTCGCCCGGTACCAGGCCGTGGGTGTCGGGCCCGCCCATGAGGACGGGCAGGGCGGGCTCCAAGAGTTCGACGGCGCGGCGCAGGTACATAGCCGCGTCCTCGGCCGAGGCCGTTGCGGCGAGGTCTCCCGGCGTGGCGTCGGCGCTGAGTTCGGGCAGGCAGCGCTGCGCGGCGGCCAGGCTCAAGACGAGCGACGCCAGCAGAATCGTGA of the Deinococcota bacterium genome contains:
- a CDS encoding D-aminoacylase, with protein sequence MPCYDVLIQGARVVDGTGNPWFYGDVALSGDLIAAVAPAGRIPREGAAEVVEASGLVVCPGFIDIQSHSIAPLMMDGRSLSKITQGVTTEIMGEGWTPAPFGGKRKEPIGFEVYARRLPEWVARARGWTRFGDWLEAMVERGVSPNIGSFLAGGTLREHVMGMAMRAPTEDELGAMKRLTAEAMADGAFGVAYALIYPPDAYTATPEISEVCKVVSEYSGLYISHIRSEAEEIFGALEEAFAVGRGAELPVEIYHLKAAGKANWDKMPRVIAMINEARAAGLDVSADMYPYPASGTGLSSVLPPWAAAEGRLFENLRDPAVREKIRGAVLEPDGSWEAMASRDGPEIVMPIGFQKPENQAWVGKRLSEIAAMRKQHWVDAVFDLLMSEEQRISTIYFSMAEENLKRQLTEPWMKISTDAGGYDPAWGQEMGPTHPRAYGSYPRVLGKYVREEGVLALEDAVRKMSSAVADRLGLRDRGLLRRGMAADVVLFDPATVLDRATFEASHRLSVGVRDVWVNGARVLADGLHSGATPGRVVRNTK
- the pyrF gene encoding orotidine-5'-phosphate decarboxylase, encoding MSQPFAERLTERVKATNSRVCLGIDPRPLAHPLTHPDRFGGDPAQVAKAVVFYFQAIIEATQDVVACYKPQAAFFEALGVPGIIAMAQLLADIRGRNVPVVLDAKRGDIDISAEAYARAYLTGGVFACDALTVNPYLGSDGVAAFLDYAAANGRGLFVLVKTSNPSGSDLQDLVTEDGRKVYECVADLVELWGEHHLGVSGYSPVGAVVGATYPAELAALRERMPHSLLLVPGYGAQGAGAQDVVAAFDGEGLGAVVNASRGLTYVSAGDDFAQAARGAALAMRREINEALGV
- a CDS encoding ABA4-like family protein is translated as MPEVLFSLVTILPLPIWVSMLLFPKASLTQRLVMSYWPVIALCGLYALALLGTLATGAGLDLSYAGVQATLSGRWGVAAVWAHLMTLNLFSGVWIFRDAKYWGVKPEVFLLLTLFAGPLGLGAYLFVRERRAKVDPVRSVN
- the carA gene encoding glutamine-hydrolyzing carbamoyl-phosphate synthase small subunit gives rise to the protein MSLLKKPPAVLALEDGTVYYGYAFGYRGETVGEIVFNTSMTGYQEILTDPSYHGQIVTMTYPHIGNYGVSVYDMESNKPFARGFIVREFSRVASNHRSNQDLRSFMEGHGIVGIEGIDTRALTRRLRTGGVVKGVIHHGETDDEKEAELVEQAREHEDIDGRDMTPEVTTPLPYARPTFKDCPRVVVIDFGIKHSIVYKLEQAGAEVIVVPAQTTPAQIMALDPYGLVLSNGPGDPDGPKYAHDTVWQMLGLLPTYGICMGHQLLGLAVGGKTYKLKHGHHGANTPVKNLVTGEVEITSQNHNYAVDIGSIPGSQFQATHLNLNDGTLEGMAHIRYPVFSVQYHPEASPGPHDATYLFKRFIEEVNAFEGATAMPAVKAYQDF
- a CDS encoding DUF2281 domain-containing protein, with the translated sequence MEKVREHTLIAKIRDLPQEKIAEVEDFVDFLRQRSVDTKLTTAATRLSEAAFQKIWDNPDDAAYDEL
- a CDS encoding type II toxin-antitoxin system PemK/MazF family toxin, which produces MTNYKFGDIVLVPFPFTDQSTGKKRPAVVISSDRYHRQRTDLILMAVSSQLSAKVAGDVSIAKWTEAGLIKASVFKPILTTVERKLIIRTLGQLQDEDVKRLKEALDEILG